The DNA segment aactaatcactcaataaattataaaaattaatctaaataaatttttctacttcaaaattgtggtttcgaaaccactattctgtttaggccctaattcgggatattacatttttaatttaataaaggaCTAAAATAGCAATTGAACCAATGTTTAAAATTGTAAACCCCCATACCCAGCCTGGACGTTACAGTCAGATCATGAGGATTACATTGTAGAAGCAAGAGAACCAAACGTTTAGCTTTGAGGAAAATCAACTTCGAcaaatgaataatttaattgaacaATTCTTTTGAAAACACTGCGGCTTCCAGAAATCACAGCTTAATTGTATTATTAAAATCAACACCAGTTCACTTGAAAACATTTGCATACTAAAACATTTTGAAAGAATATCAATTAGTCTTACAGTGAAAAACCTTATAACTTTTTGTATATAGAACTGCGGTTCAATTTAATTATCATAAGTTAAAACACTCTTAGACATTTAAAAACTTTTGCGTGATAAATATCCAAATAATgctaacaaaataaccaaaaattaaaatgtcCAAAAAAAAAACAGTCCACAAAGTCCataatgaacaaaataaaaagtctATAGCATATAATCTAAAATCGTGAAACCCAAGCTCCAGAGTCGCCTTCCAATCCTATGTCGAAGGATTAACTGAAACAAAACATACAAATCATGAGCTTTAGGCCCTGTGTGTGATATGACCCATATCTTTAGCGCATATAGAAACGTATAACAAAACATTTCATAGCATATCTTTCTAAATATTAACCACAAGGCATCTAGGAAAATGTTAACCATGTTAATGTTAAGCGTATGCTAACACAGGTACAAATAAGTTGCAACCACATCTTTACGATAGGGAACATAATGGATTGATTGAATGAAAGAGGAAAGTCTTTGTATGGTTCTCGCTTCCACTCTTTCCTATTCTTAGTTAAATAACTCAAAATGGTGTCCATGTTGACAttgtcataaaattttaaatccataGCAGCAATGTCGTCCTTGTCGAAAAAACAAAACACCATAATAGTCACAAATCGCTTTAGGGAAGATATAAACTTTTTGGTTCCGAACATTTACCCGATTatcttttgtaaattttaaattgaagtagAACTCCAAAATGATAGGTATAACTACGGGTGGTTTCGACAAAAGATGAAAGTTGTGCCACATGTGAAATTGGACTAGATCTCATATTTCTACGCATAAAGAAGAAGCCGGGTCAAACTTGCGTTCAATGATGAATGTTTATCCTTGAAGCATAAGAAAAAGAATTTTCAGCCTCTTTTGATTTAAACTTCCTCGAAGCAAACTTCGACGATAGAGGTCGTTCCGGTTGGAATCgagcccatttggttttcctagGTGACATTGTATATATATTCTCTATtcaatcaaataatataacaacAATAAATTTAACCAACTAGCCTCAACAAGaatttcaaaatcattatcaGCCAAGTTATTCAACTACTCATACATGCAACAAGTGAAACTATTTCAAAATCTAGCATGCAACaagttatttttctaaaataacaaGTACTTTAAAGAACAAGAGAGTTGGAACTTTTAAACTTAAATGATTGTTGATGTTAAAGACAAATCGATTCATTCTTGTGATGTCGTACTTCCCAAATCAATGGagaaaacttgaaaatttggagacactaaaaacaaaaaaatgaaaatgcaaAGAACGAGAAGAgatttgaaggaaaaaaaatgagagaaaagtgaaAGCGAGGAGAGTTTTAGGGAGTTAGggcttgaaaataaataaaattagagttctaaggtgatttttggattttaaaaggATGAAAATATGCTGGTTGTGATACCTAAAACGAGCTTTTGCAGAACCCGATAGGGGTATCACAATAATTTGATAGGTTAAATTTTGAGAGGTTTTAGGTTTTTGAAAagatgaattttgaaaacgagataatattttcaaagttcaatgaatgaaaatttaaacTTAACCTCGACTTTAATAAATGTTGAGGTTAATATATCATAAGTCAAATATGAATCAATGTACAAAACTTTAAAAAGAATCTCTAGTAAATAAAATTATCCTCAgttttatatgattaattttgGTCCATATTAAAATCCCCCTAATTATTGTAATAAAACTTTAGATGTATAAGTTTCATCTTTGTGATAACCCTTTTATACTTCACAAAATTTATGCttaaataagattaaaaaatcaaataaattttattactttaggtttttaataaaataaaattaaaaaaatataaatataatcaatACATTTGTATTAGTATAATAGAATCAATGTttcaaaaaaaagtataattagattaatattaaaaaatttagttagatttataattaaaatatatttaggtctagagtaaaatatatttaaactaaaaatatgCTGTTAAAGCATTTGAGAGGTCCCTGCATTATAGGGGCCGAATTAAATTAGCCCCTTATTATTAAATAGATCTATtcctatattattaaaaagaattaaataaatttatattgtaatagaattaatatttcttatataaaaatatctttttaattactgattaattttaatcaaaaaattttatttataaaaccataaaaattttaaaaaaaattaacttttttaaataataaatggtattttctattattttaattttactttattttattaatctatttattttgctTTAGATATGGCTAAGTTGAACCAATCAAATGTTATTGCTTAACTAAATGAATCACTTGAACGAAATAGCCAATGCTTCATTGATATAAAGATGATGATCATGATGATGTATGGTGGCAGTGTGCATTCCACGTTGTCCATTTTCTCATGAGTACGTGGCCGCGACATGCTCACTTCCCGACAATATTTTCTGACACCAACACGTGTGGAAAATCATGCTTGTTCCCTATCTACAGCTCAGCTATTTGATCATaaaggatctttcaatttgtttaaTTCTGTAAAGTTCGAACTTGACGGTAATTTCATTGCATGCCTCACCCTTCACCAATCATACCTTAGAAACCAATGACTCAAGATCCAACATTTTTTCGAAAGTGAAATGGAACTCATTTATACCAAttaattttttggatttaaatataaaatcataaattatttgggtaaattataaaagaaaatcaCCGACTACTAGCGTATTTTTGTTTTGATAatcttattaaataatatttttctcgTATCTTATTGATAGGAATGTCGGGGTATTTATGCATGCAGTTTTAAGTATTGTTATAGTTCATAGCAGGGCCCCACTACTTTGTCATGATTCTATTACCTCCGTATTAACATTCTCTGCGAACTCTAAGTCTGTTGGGCACGTGTCTACGAAGCATGCGGTCATTCCTAATTTTGGGACTAGCGCTTTGGGCGACTTTCATACTTACTGGACACGTGTCTAGATGGCCTGCAGAGTATATGACCCTTTTAGTGAGTCATTTGAGTGTATGCGAAGTGAGATAGTGATCTTTCTTAGGTTCCTACGAGTTAGGTCTATAACTTTGCCTTGTGAGCTAGATCCGCAGGTTGGTCTTGCAACCCTACCCTGTGGGCTCGCTTAAGGTTCTCGCAAGCTGGGTCTATAACCTTGCTTTACGAATTGATATGCCATGTTGTCTATTTGTGGTTGGGTCGTAGGTTAGAGGTTCAGTTTCTTTCTAGAACTCGGATCTCAGGTTATTAACATATAATAGAtctagatttaaatttttttattttagatattaacgttgtcaaaatttaatattttaattattacttgTTAAATCACTAAAAGTGACATTTTTTTAATTGCTAGTTATACTATTAGTTGCAAACCCAGATGGTCTTAAATGTGCTTtttttgttggaattttttaatctagttattttgactatttttatgTATCATTTTTTAAGCTCATCGTGCATTAGTTTTTGTGATCTTAATTGGTAAAGATATTAGTTCAAATAAAGATATTTTGAAGAGTTTTGGTATAGTTGACTTATCTTGTTTAAAgatattttcacttagtaaaagttTAATCGGTgaaaatatcttttttatttcatgtcATATCAATTGTTTAAATTAGACAGAATTTTAATGGTGTATGTCGACCATACTAGTTGAGATTCACAAGTCTCCAACATTATATATTGAAGATTTGTTTATTGTTTTACTTGTTGAACTGGGCAGTTGCTAATAGCTAATAAAAATAAAGTGCTTGAATGGAAGTGATGGTTGCAGTGACCATTGAAAGTGACATTGAGATAAGAATAAAGAAAACAAGAACACAACAAATTGCTTATGCAGTTCGGTTTCCTACGTCTGTAAAGCCTAAATCAATGAGTAAATAATCTATTTTTCAACACAATACAACAAGTGATTCAAGTCCTATCACACCCAGGTAGAGCAACCTTACTTTTGTACCTAAAGATCTAGATCACTCACCTTTAAGTTCCCTCATGAAAACTTAGATAGTAAGCACAATTTGTTTACTCTCTCAAAAATACATTCCACTGTAAACAAATAAGTGCTCTCAATACTCAATGCAAAACCTTTACTAGTCTctttaatatataaaagtttcaaGACTTACTAACATACTGGATAATTAAATTACAATCAATTCCCATATTAAACAACAACTAACATAGCaagatacaatataataataaaggcCAATTTGAAAAGGATTGTTGGAGATAAGTCTTCAATGTTATCTCGATTCGATCTCCATAATCTTAGCAATCAtattcttgatctaattcaatcgAATTTTTAGGATAAATTACTTTTAATGGATCGATCTTAATAAATGAGCTTTTATACTTCCACAATATCAACATCATTCAAAgctcaaatattttatttcaacaatttttaacttcaaatatgACAGTAATAGAGTTTGTCGCAATGTTAGTAATAGTGGCCTCTACCGTTGGCACTTTGACAGTCTAATTAAAAACTTGCCTCAATATTATTTTTGAGTTTCAAGAGCAATGACTTGTTCAATTGAGAAGAGAAACTTGTTTTGAGTGCTTTTTGGATAGTAAACAAATTGTTTTAATCAATTTGTGATTAAGCTTTTAAGAGGGAAATACTTAATGGGAGAGTGCATCTAGATGATTGCATAGGACTAAGGTTGCATTATATAGTGAATTACTATCTAGATAATATCCATAGATGTAAATCTTGTCTatggtaagtgaatttagtttaaaTCTTGTCTTGGACTATTGAATTATATAGTGAATTACTATCTAGATAATATCCATAGATGTAAGAAGAGGTTCCGAACTATGTAAGTAATTAgtgttaattgttttattttttcaattttagttaTATCTTTAGTTGCAATTCTCGACCCAAATGACTAGTAACTCAACACTAGCAATCGGTATTAGAGTAAGACACCAAACAGAGTTGGTAAAGATCTTACTATTGAATTGTTGAGACATGAAAGAAAGCTGAATCTCTAAACCCTTATGCTGGAGGGCTCCAATTACGCTTAGTAGAAAGAACGCATGAGGGCATTTATTAAATCCATAGGTAAACGGGCATGGAGAACAGTATTTATTGGTTGGGAGCCACCACTTTCTATTGTGAAAGAACAACTACAAAGCTTTGAATGCCATTTTTAACAGAGTCAACCCCCAAGATTTGAAGTGGATATCAAATTACACCTCTACTCGCGAGTCTTGGAACATACTTGAGACAATCCCAAAATGTTAGAAGATGAAACCTTAGCTGACTTTTATGTAAATTTATGTGACATCTCTAACCGAGATTTTTCCCTGGGTGAGTATTCTAATGCagagttaattaaaaaaaattcaaaaggaataaccaaaataaatcaaataagtcTAAATAACCAAGAGTAACATAAACTCTCACTAGGAGCAATAATAACAGACAAAAAATTAGCTTCGAACAACAACTCAGCTTCATCAACCTTCAAATCCATCCAAAAAATACCACATCTCCTCGTTTTTATTCAAAAGAAGTGTCAAAACATCATTTCCAGGGAGTGAGCTAACAAATCACTTCGCAAGGCTTTTTCTTGATCTCTAATTTGCTAGATGGTCCTGATCTCAAAATGTCGAGCAATAACACAGTTGTGAGAGTTAATAAAGGCAGAAAGACGCTCAACAATCCTTTGATTGAACCCTTCTAGGTCGCTCGCAGGACCTACTATAGTGGTCATTTCAGGAGCTGAAGTTGTAGTCTTAGTAGCAGACTCTTCTTATTCTCTTTCAGGTTGATCCTCAGGGGCTACAAAAGTATGCTTGCCTTTAAGCCATTTTTGAGAGAACTTCAACTCAACAACAGTTCTCTCAAGTTGCTCAGTAGCTCGAACAATTCTATGATTCTGCTTTTGAACGATTTGAAAAATCAAGGAGGGCAATGGGATTAGGTGGCTCACATGTACCTTTTCTACGTGCTTGGTGATTTCCTCATAAATGATTTGACTGAGGTTAAACTCGACCATTTCTACTGCCTTTTTTTTAGCACAGCAGCATTCTTGCTTACCACATCTCTCTGAGTGTTTGGTAACCAATTCCTTGTTACTTTTGCACACAAGGTAGCTTATGCAGTGCTTAGAGATAAGGCATGTATTGGACCCTTCAAAGGCCAAGTTGGATTAATTTTATTGGTGATGATAGAGGCAGTAATGTCCTCAGATTCTTCAAGCTCTATCATATTTACATAGTAACAGTTTAGTACTTTCTTGATCAGCTTAGGATTAGAATCATACCACCTTTCTAGAACATGGACATTGTAGAATAGTTGTCCTTGCTCATCATTGATGCTACACAATAAGTTAAAATAGAATTTCAGCACAACCTGTCTAATATAGGGCTTAACAAAACTATCAGCTTAACAAAACTATCTGACCCCATAATCCCATTATTCTCTAACAAATTGTCTATACCATACTCAACAAATAAAACTTTTCTTAAGCAAGGAAAGATACCTTTTAGAATAAGAAACAGTAAACTAAGACTGATATAAGAGTATTTTGGTAATTATCACAGAGCAGGGTAAGACTTGAATTTTCCTAAATTCGACTTGATTAATTAAAGAATTAGATATATTCCGgaactcgatttaaaaaaaattaaatcaaagcttatattttaatgttttataattaaatttaaaataatttttaggaataaataaaacattaattattattaaatatgaatttgagtCTGATGGAATCAAGGCACTTGTTTGGTTATATTGAATCCTTAAATCTATGCTTGAAAATGACATAAGAACCTTGAATTACCCTACAAAATAATAAGGTGAAGAAGCCATCAATCATCCAACCTCACCCACAAAGGGATAAGGCACAAATAAGGGCCCTAAAATTCTCATTCCCATCCATCaattgataaaataaaagaaaagcaacaaaattttgagtaaaaaaaaagacttgaaaaaGCATACATTAAAACAAGCTTCCtacacttttaaaataatttttttaattttattcaatcgaTTAAAAAACTTAACACGtcatttaaaaaaactaatattttaatattttaatctcacttttttttttctctaaaatctaAATCCTTGGTTGATAATGAATGAAATGATTTCTGATGTATCATTGTCTACATGTTATTTACcctataatatatatttcaagCTTGGTCTAGTTGTAGACCTATAACTCTTCAGTTACACCTCGAGCACCACCAGCTAATCCTCATCCATGGCCATCACCACCACCGCAGCTGCCACGGCGTCACATTTCTTCGGGACTCGTATTTACAACCCTAACCTGATAAGCTCTGGTCGAATCCAAGCTAGGTTTGGGTTTAGTTTTGGCACCAAGAAAGCACCACCACCACAACCCAAAAAAGCAGCCCCGAAACCACCATCCGACCGCCTTGTTTGGTTCCCCAATGCGAGCGCACCGGAATGGCTAGACGGGACAATGATAGGAGACCGCGGGTTCGATCCTTTCGGCTTTGCTAAACCAGCAGAATACTTGCAATTTGATTTGGACTCATTGGACCAGAACTTGGCCAAGAATGAGGCTGGTGAGATAATCGGGGTGATTAAGGAGACAGCAGAGCTGAAACCGACACCGTTTCAACCGTACACAGAGGTCTTCGGGTTGCAAAGGTTTAGAGAATGTGAACTGATTCATGGAAGATGGGCGATGTTGGGAACTCTTGGTGCCATTGCTGTTGAGGCACTCACTGGAGTTGCATGGCAAGACGCAGGAAAGGTAAGTTATATAATGCACCATGTTCCACGCAATTTTAcgtataataataacaataataataattttacattatattATGAACTCTTTAAAATGTAGATTTTTAGGCATCCCCGgttcataatttttcaaaataggATTTCTTACCCGAAAAATAAAGgactaattcaaaatttaaaaaaaaaattcaaacaatttgtTTTAAACAAAACattgtaatttttctatttgGAGACAAAGATAACCATATCCAAATATGAGCTTAATATGATTGTACTAGATAAAGGAAGCCCTTATATTAAAAATTAGGTTACattttgtgtcatttatttagAAATGAACAAATTAGTCTATGTACGTTAAATAAAAAAGCaaactaattattctattaaaaatttcaattatttttactGCTAAAAACTAGCTttactaataaaataatcaaacagTTACGCATGGCGTATCACGTGTGCCTCaagaaaatttaactaaactagtttgctttttgatctaatgtacgagaactaatttacccattttttaaaatagatgagataaaatttaatttgactgTTAGTACAAAATCATATATGGTAATTATACTCATTCtggattataatttattttattccttaTCTAAGCTTCGGCCCAACGTGATATAGGTGTAAttgtcataatttttttaaaaaaaaattctcagttatatgtaaaaattttaaGCATGGAGATGAAAATGATATTCATGTGAATATTAAAGATGACAAAGGTTTTGTATTTAAAATgctaaattttgttaaatattccATTGTTTTCTTGTTGTTTATGAATTTTCAATTTCAGGTTGAATTAGTGGAAGGATCATCTTACTTAGGGCAACCACTTCCATTTTCATTGACCACATTAATATGGATTGAAGTATTGGTAATTGGTTACATAGAGTTTCAAAGAAATAGTGTACTTGAGCCTGAGAAAAGGCTCTACCCAGGTGGCTATTTTGATCCACTTGGGTTAGCCTCTGATCCTGACAAAATTGATAACCTTAAATTGGCTGAAATCAAGCATTCAAGGCTTGCTATGGTTGCTTTTCTTATATTTGGACTCCAAGCTGCAATTACTGGAAAAGGTCCTATTAGCTTCATTGCTAGCTTTAGCAGTTGATCATAGGTCGATTTACAAACCCCCCCCCAATTCGGATATTCatgattttctatttttatataaaaaaattgatgtattgataaattttattagTGAAATTTCGAGACATTTTAATGTCATCTTTATGTAAGTTTTCGTGTTTTGTCATGTCTTTTATTGGCCAGGTTGATTATACTTAAAAATGGCAATAAATCAAATACCAACAATTCCTATAACATCTGAATCTAGATCCCATTACTTCTTTTAAAATCTGAATCAATTTATTATACATGTTAAATCCAAAATTTACTGTCcaaatttctaaataaaatatCCGTTCTATCATCATACAACaactatttcaattaaatatatcatataattttaaaatattttgttaaatgtaAATTTAGACATTTCGAATCAAATGAGGATAGAGGTTAGATATCAAAATCTGAATAACATCCAAGGGAAAAAAAATCTATTGAGTAATATTTTCTCGTGTTGTATTAAGTGAAACATAGGGAGTATTTATACACATTCCTACTATAGCTCACAATGGCCTACTATTTTGTCTTGGTCTTTGGGCTGAAGTACTAACATTCCATGTCTCTAATGTTGACATTCTCTAGGTCTCCTTCAGCATTGGACGCTTGCCTGCAGAGCATACGGTCTTTTCTAACCCTGGGACTGACAATCCCAGCGAATCTCGCACTTGCCAGTCACAAGCGGGAGTCCCTTTGGCGGACATAGCTCACGACCTCGTCTCTGCGAAGCTTACGCAAGCTCTCCTCTTGCGACCTCATTCTTGTGAGGCATACGCGAGCTCACCAGCGAGCTTCCTTCGCGAGCTATCTTTGTGAACATCTTGCATTCTCACGAGGTCCCCAACTGACTATGCCTGTAGACGAACATTCTTCTTCCAAGTCAGGTTCATTCAGATCGAAGGTACAGATCTTATCGGTCATTTGGGCTATAGATTCCCAAATCGTAACAAAATCAAATACATAGATCATTCTTAATTATACCAAAATTTGATGAGATgcaattaatcaattcaattatgACCAAGAAACGCCAAGAAAGAAA comes from the Gossypium hirsutum isolate 1008001.06 chromosome A06, Gossypium_hirsutum_v2.1, whole genome shotgun sequence genome and includes:
- the LOC107962051 gene encoding chlorophyll a-b binding protein CP29.3, chloroplastic; translated protein: MAITTTAAATASHFFGTRIYNPNLISSGRIQARFGFSFGTKKAPPPQPKKAAPKPPSDRLVWFPNASAPEWLDGTMIGDRGFDPFGFAKPAEYLQFDLDSLDQNLAKNEAGEIIGVIKETAELKPTPFQPYTEVFGLQRFRECELIHGRWAMLGTLGAIAVEALTGVAWQDAGKVELVEGSSYLGQPLPFSLTTLIWIEVLVIGYIEFQRNSVLEPEKRLYPGGYFDPLGLASDPDKIDNLKLAEIKHSRLAMVAFLIFGLQAAITGKGPISFIASFSS